The following proteins are encoded in a genomic region of Debaryomyces hansenii CBS767 chromosome G complete sequence:
- a CDS encoding DEHA2G04730p (similar to uniprot|Q03322 Saccharomyces cerevisiae YDR468c t-SNARE activity) → MDPFNDVQDDCWSQIHNLEDFIRKTKYITEDAKTDFQYSYQDLNETLQDLSQAVTVSEANPEKFQLNPTDITNRKQVLKELEVKIRSLQNDWQTKLADPNRQREITTMSNRISQDNTGQDNPFNDNNRVDSEFEQFQQQEYIQNQDLQLDSIHQTMHNLNQQATMMGSELEEQGFMLEGLDQDMDIVGNKVQRGLKRVGFILEKNKERASDCCIGLLVAALCILLILVIAL, encoded by the coding sequence ATGGATCCATTCAATGATGTTCAGGATGACTGCTGGTCACAAATACATAATCTCGAGGACTTCATTCGGAAAACGAAGTATATAACTGAAGATGCGAAGACAGACTTTCAATATTCGTATCAAGATCTTAATGAAACATTACAAGATTTATCACAAGCCGTGACGGTAAGTGAGGCCAATCCAgagaaatttcaattgaatccaACGGATATCACAAATCGTAAACAGGTATTGAAGGAATTGGAAGTCAAGATTAGATCGTTACAAAATGATTGGCAAACAAAACTAGCCGATCCTAATAGACAGAGAGAGATAACGACGATGTCAAATAGAATTTCACAAGATAATACTGGGCAGGATAATCCATTTAATGACAATAATAGAGTGGATAGTGAATTCGAACAATTTCAGCAGCAGGAATACATACAGAACCAGGACTTGCAATTGGACTCGATTCACCAGACTATGCATAACTTGAACCAACAAGCTACGATGATGGGCTCTGAGTTGGAGGAGCAGGGATTTATGTTAGAAGGTTTGGATCAGGATATGGATATAGTGGGAAATAAGGTTCAACGGGGTTTGAAAAGAGTGGGCTTTatacttgaaaaaaataaggAGCGGGCTAGCGACTGTTGCATTGGATTATTGGTGGCTGCGTTGTGtattcttttgattctAGTTATTGCGTTATGA
- a CDS encoding DEHA2G04752p (some similarities with uniprot|Q03323 Saccharomyces cerevisiae YDR469w SDC1 Subunit of the COMPASS complex) → MDAVEDTNKRELERVDSNNASVENGGSSSQTKRPKTISEDKQEPNHGNELPVHEVVGGSSVRQYLNRHLTQHLLEGLRDVSKNKPEDPLKYLGEFLIQRSNQIVNGETDTPASSITPHGNYNAKSNTEDDPPVKSEQDN, encoded by the coding sequence ATGGACGCAGTAGAGGACACAAATAAGAGAGAATTGGAGAGAGTCGACTCAAACAATGCCTCTGTCGAAAACGGCGGATCATCGTCGCAGACGAAACGCCCCAAAACTATTTCAGAAGATAAACAAGAACCAAATCATGGCAATGAATTGCCAGTCCATGAGGTGGTAGGAGGATCTTCGGTCAGACAATACTTGAATAGACACTTAACACAGCATTTGCTAGAGGGATTGCGTGATGTGAGTAAGAATAAGCCTGAAGATCcattgaaatatcttgGGGAATTTTTGATCCAGAGATCGAACCAAATTGTCAATGGCGAAACTGATACTCCTGCCAGTAGCATCACTCCTCATGGTAACTATAATGCAAAGTCTAATACTGAAGATGACCCACCAGTGAAGTCAGAGCAAGATAATTGA
- a CDS encoding DEHA2G04774p (similar to CA3027|IPF20126 Candida albicans) produces MAGSNTLRPYYDHDTFDAGYSVIFKPGVGLIDTETNKPITSSLASSIAKQSSQRNFKPGQNIGLSGLSSKKSIGDIGIGKTTTSNGTDKNYIYDLEFQEYFDFNNLSELLKNLVWNFCKNYFKVLLSQPLEIVRLLLQVGTFDFSDSPPKRRSHYSRLLNKSNVKSSNTPQVTDISDESEGEVNYFESPSPSMNLPKEKLRTKSPTKIRKSRSDRKAKNKNKIQPVSLHTIDIMSSIIAKDGPFALFRGINASFIHQTLSHTIEAWITGFISPFLGIPDPFFLDLTHSTEPLKSLWLSVSACVLTGLILMPLDLIKVRLMITQFNKPVSNEESGVSSTDSSVTNIKEEKIPEISTRSIRDSICNFPIHFLVHPPPTISCLTILHQFSTSIFRKAAPYILFIRFNIDSYSSPNLYTFVNLFSLILEFFIKLPVENLLRKEQVRFLLRPKSVVEDEKKVISIESEEDDLIIDFNNGWKDDIDNEVEDSDGELKPLRSISLWQRIKILGLFNGWRVGVLNVIGFWGYNILKKNGAELKEERL; encoded by the coding sequence ATGGCAGGTTCCAATACATTACGGCCATATTATGACCACGACACGTTTGATGCAGGGTACTCAGTAATTTTTAAGCCCGGCGTAGGGTTAATTGATACCGAAACAAATAAACCGATAACATCGTCATTGGCATCCTCCATTGCTAAACAGTCGTcacaaagaaattttaaacCGGGACAAAATATAGGATTGTCAGGATTGTCAAGCAAGAAATCAATAGGTGATATAGGAATTGGGAAAACCACAACATCGAATGGCACGGATAAAAATTACATTTATGATTTAGAGTTCCAGGAATACTTTgactttaataatttgtcTGAATTACTTAAGAACTTGGTTTGGAATTTTTGTAAGAATTACTTCAAGGTATTGTTATCACAGCCTTTGGAGATCGTTCGTTTGCTTTTACAAGTGGGTACATTTGACTTTAGTGATAGTCCGCCTAAGAGACGTTCACACTACTCCAGATTGTTGAATAAACTGAACGTCAAAAGTTCGAATACACCACAGGTGACCGATATATCTGATGAATCTGAAGGTGAAGTGAACTATTTTGAGTCACCAAGCCCCTCAATGAACTTGCCGAAGGAGAAATTAAGAACAAAATCACCTACTAAAATTCGTAAACTGCGTTCTGACAGAAAAGCCAAGAATAAGAACAAGATTCAGCCTGTTTCTCTTCACACGATAGACATTATGTCGTCCATAATAGCAAAGGATGGACCTTTTGCTCTTTTCCGAGGTATTAATGCATCATTTATACACCAAACATTGTCTCATACCATAGAAGCGTGGATTACTGGGTTTATTTCGCCCTTCTTAGGAATCCCAGACCCATTCTTCTTGGATTTAACACACCTGACCGAACctttgaaatcattatgGTTATCAGTACTGGCATGTGTGTTGACGggattgattttgatgcCACTAGATTTGATTAAAGTGAGATTAATGATCACTCAGTTCAACAAGCCCGTGAGCAACGAAGAAAGCGGAGTTTCGTCTACTGATTCCCTGGTTACAAATatcaaggaagaaaaaataCCTGAAATAAGTACTCGTTCTATCCGTGACTCGATATGCAACTTCCCTATTCATTTCCTTGTCCATCCGCCACCTACGATATCCTGCTTAACAATATTGCACCAATTTTCAACCAGCATCTTCCGAAAGGCTGCTCCATACATTTTGTTTATCAGGTTTAATATTGACTCGTACCTGTCACCAAACTTGTACACCTTTGTGAACCTCTTCCTGTTGATATTGGAATTCTTCATAAAGTTGCCCGTGGAAAACTTATTGAGAAAGGAACAAGTAAGATTTTTATTGAGACCTAAGTCAGTGGTggaagatgaaaagaaagTCATTAGTATCGAGAGCGAAGAGGACGATTTGATTATCGACTTTAATAATGGCTGGAAGGATGACATTGACAACGAAGTAGAGGATTCTGATGGAGAGCTTAAACCTCTCAGATCAATTAGCTTATGGCAAAGAATTAAGATATTGGGCTTGTTCAATGGTTGGAGAGTCGGTGTCCTAAATGTAATTGGTTTCTGGGGctataatattttaaagaaaaatggcGCcgaattgaaagaagagcGATTATGA
- a CDS encoding DEHA2G04796p (similar to uniprot|P32913 Saccharomyces cerevisiae YOR132W VPS17 Peripheral membrane protein required for vacuolar protein sorting), which yields MASAEPFSTDDFENNNPFSAPNHDDHINQVEEPAYEEEPMNEEIADEQQDNTNQDVKGYEKLSEEEMRKLLPERFTDKYQINIKLTAIEKNKAGNPILRFDATVKGLPKFRSETYKDIRRTYNEIVKFNKYLTVSNLEVFVPVIPSAITSYPANGEDEAKQLHSIWQEWFNRITSNPILIRDEEFVYFIENDFGYSVINSGRKSSVASGLVRRTLKQLAIPYDPYEELAEFRPLIKSSYLICQKLHKILDRSSKAEKQLSLHINELATKLNNLSEFEIIHPGMKNMWEKLSRVTTIQSDLTLIQSINDMGSLGDGIQTLINDFYEIKEALTNRHLIMRELLQAETQTKTKHYQATKIKNKSALDPIKVDEAIRSLEYATKTEESLNLQIKRISGEMLYEKEEVLNHVDQKFQKMFKTYTLNRVDQHRKILKHLEHIRLDIRIIDEKGGLSRLNRDNLSNLKHNLTQSQSNNGDSWSSRTFRSLKNDREAQKEVSKNQNNSKDDNVVDAKRAASILGVATF from the coding sequence ATGGCCTCTGCAGAACCGTTTAGTactgatgattttgaaaacaataatCCATTCTCTGCTCCAAATCATGATGATCACATAAATCAGGTCGAAGAGCCAGCATATGAAGAAGAACCAatgaatgaagaaatagcGGACGAACAACAAGATAATACCAATCAAGATGTGAAAGGTTACGAGAAGTTATCAGAAGAAGAGATGCGTAAGTTATTACCAGAAAGATTTACGGATAAATATCAGATCAATATAAAGCTCACTGCAATCGAGAAGAACAAGGCCGGAAATCCAATATTGAGATTTGATGCCACGGTCAAGGGGTTGCCAAAGTTCCGTAGCGAGACGTATAAGGATATTCGTCGTACGTACAATGAAATTGTGAAGTTTAACAAGTACTTGACTGTTTCTAACTTGGAAGTATTTGTGCCAGTTATTCCTCTGGCAATTACATCATATCCCGCAAACGGGGAGGACGAAGCGAAGCAATTGCATAGCATATGGCAAGAATGGTTTAATAGGATTACAAGTAATCCAATATTGATTCGGGATGAAGAATTCgtgtattttattgaaaatgattttggaTATTCCGTTATCAATAGTGGCCGTAAATCATCGGTTGCCAGTGGTTTGGTTCGTAGGactttgaaacaattggCGATTCCTTACGATCCATATGAAGAGTTAGCTGAGTTTAGGCCTTTAATTAAGTCGTCTTATTTGATTTGCCAGAAATTgcataaaatattggaCAGGAGTTCCAAGGCTGAAAAACAATTATCACTTCACATCAATGAGTTGGCGACGAAGCTAAACAATTTATCGGAATTTGAGATTATACATCCAGGAATGAAAAACATGTGGGAGAAACTTTCAAGAGTAACAACTATTCAGTCAGATTTGACTTTGATTCAACTGATTAATGATATGGGTAGTTTGGGAGATGGAATCCAGACCTTAATCAATGATTTctatgaaattaaagaagcGCTCACGAATCGTCATTTGATAATGAGGGAATTATTGCAAGCAGAGACTCAAACGAAAACAAAACACTATCAAGCTACCAAAATTAAGAACAAATCCGCGTTGGATCCTATAAAAGTTGACGAAGCTATAAGATCTTTAGAGTATGCGACCAAGACCGAAGAGTCACTTAATTTACAAATAAAGAGGATTTCGGGTGAGATGTTGTACGAAAAGGAAGAAGTGCTAAACCACGTTGACcagaaatttcaaaaaatgttTAAAACGTATACATTAAACAGAGTCGATCAGCATAGAAAGATCCTCAAGCATTTGGAGCATATACGATTAGACATTAGGAtcattgatgaaaaagGTGGTTTATCGAGATTAAACAGAGACAATTTGAGCAATTTGAAGCACAACTTGACCCAGTCCCAGTCAAACAACGGCGATTCGTGGTCCTCCAGAACCTTCAGATCATTAAAAAATGACAGAGAAGCGCAAAAGGAAGTAtcaaaaaatcaaaacaattcaaaagaCGACAATGTTGTGGATGCCAAGCGTGCAGCTAGTATCTTGGGAGTTGCTACGTTTTAG
- a CDS encoding DEHA2G04818p (similar to uniprot|P00447 Saccharomyces cerevisiae YHR008c SOD2 superoxide dismutase (Mn) precursor mitochondrial) — protein sequence MLSSTLRNTVSRGFSNTAAKSTIGAVRTKISLPDLDWDFGALEPHISGQINELHYTKHHQTYVNGYNTAIEQQAEAKSKGEVKKTIELQKNINFHGGGYTNHCLFWKNLAPEKQGGGEPPSSDSELAQRIAAQYGSIENLQSIANAKLAGIQGSGWAFLVKNKENGGSLDVVTTYNQDTVTGPLVPLLAIDAWEHAYYLQYQNVKADYFKAIWKVINWKEAEKRYLVN from the coding sequence atgcttTCATCTACTTTAAGAAATACAGTTTCTCGTGGATTCTCAAATACCGCTGCTAAGAGCACAATTGGAGCAGTTAGAACTAAGATTTCATTGCCAGATTTGGACTGGGACTTTGGTGCATTAGAACCACACATTTCTGGACAAATCAACGAATTACATTACACCAAGCACCATCAAACTTATGTCAATGGTTACAACACAGCAATTGAGCAACAAGCCGAAGCTAAGTCTAAGGGCGAAGTCAAGAAGACCATTGAATTACAAAAGAACATCAACTTCCATGGTGGTGGATACACCAACCATTGTTTGTTCTGGAAGAACTTGGCACCAGAAAAGCAAGGTGGTGGTGAACCACCATCGTCGGACTCTGAATTGGCACAAAGAATTGCTGCTCAATACGGATCGATCGAGAACTTGCAATCGATCGCCAACGCTAAATTGGCCGGTATTCAAGGTTCTGGATGGGCCTTCCTTGTCAAGAACAAGGAAAATGGTGGATCCTTAGATGTTGTTACTACTTACAACCAAGACACTGTTACGGGACCATTAGTTCCATTGCTTGCAATTGATGCTTGGGAACACGCCTACTACTTACAGTACCAAAACGTTAAAGCTGATTACTTCAAGGCTATCTGGAAGGTTATTAACTGGAAGGAAGCTGAGAAGAGATACTTAGTTAactaa
- a CDS encoding DEHA2G04840p (similar to uniprot|P69771 Saccharomyces cerevisiae YKR035W-A DID2 Class E protein of the vacuolar protein-sorting (Vps) pathway associates reversibly with the late endosome has human ortholog that may be altered in breast tumors), producing MAGLEQSLFQLKFTAKQLNRQASKAAKEELQEKAKTKKAMMQGNNDIASLYAQNAIRKSNERVNLLRLASRIDAVASRVQTAVTMRSVTGNMTQVIKGMDKALQTMNLERISVVMDKFENQFEDLDAATNYYEGATNNVNALTTPQEEVDELMNQIADQAGIEMKQGLNETNVEVSAPPTANMTEEKEDQLAERLRALRN from the coding sequence ATGGCAGGGTTAGAGCAATCGTTGTTTCAACTTAAATTTACGGCGAAACAGCTTAACAGACAGGCGTCGAAAGCTGCGAAGGAGGAATTACAAGAGAAGGCCAAAACCAAGAAGGCGATGATGCAAggtaataatgatattgcGCTGTTGTATGCGCAAAATGCTATAAGAAAGTCCAACGAAAGAGTGAACTTGTTGAGATTGGCATCGAGAATAGATGCGGTTGCGTCGAGGGTCCAAACAGCGGTGACCATGAGATCGGTGACGGGCAATATGACCCAGGTGATCAAGGGCATGGATAAGGCGCTCCAGACCATGAATCTCGAGCGAATCTCAGTGGTGATGGACAAGTTTGAGAAccaatttgaagatttggatgCGGCGACCAATTACTACGAGGGTGCCACCAACAACGTCAATGCGTTGACCACCCCACAGGAAGAAGTGGACGAGCTCATGAACCAGATCGCGGACCAGGCGGGCATCGAAATGAAACAGGGTCTCAACGAAACCAACGTCGAAGTGTCTGCTCCTCCAACGGCCAATATGACcgaagaaaaagaagaccAGTTGGCCGAGAGATTGAGAGCATTGCGGAactga
- a CDS encoding DEHA2G04862p (no similarity), whose translation MQPIYSRSNESAFNYAFALAMKQHLVSVESKLYQQVSQGDPTEANIKAQDVVYYIQHVNQVIFKKILMHYREEDIKANRTNGSFANSLAYNFEDLLLGPKSSSFDIPSKLKTKEIIEKIERDTSKDRVPFWLVAERESELGLKFEVLLRNTLKIHKNSLWNGGSSLEDSDITTLYVAEYLSGLVSNLSGVLQLPESSIIKIDGVVNELRDGTYPSLSLQDFYEGFKHMVITYLEMTSSDLVNKETNIKLINTLREQGNNLMSSSSYAQSIQTYTNAINLCSLSTANNIPQLLTNRAIAYIGLNCFPEAITDLNEAVNYDRTFTAAWVQLGYCHLYMGTSLVALKCYLMSLKSAIGEILPENFPLDENKAFVVEYQENKLATILPQFVERLIQAIILTEKRAYQQREPTLEIKSTVSNVRSILAKLRASASNEDMQYFTYSASAEDSAFRPTAERLNRTRPSILNQDVAQNMLANSGIEASAITLPATPITSFERVTRNRDAANGQAGTNATRPQGPRNAASGMRGFLNDFGDMFEGTGSISIDIPTDNTPGPENRPGNDNNVNRNPSEPAGTGSGSGTSTNASEPRNQSPMAGRNVVRDVLRGIMPENMAGSIGNILSQSFNNQSGEGHIVIGSQDLNTDQNSRSDNAAAENNGQQRGNSAPRSDEDTDMPEFSGDLD comes from the coding sequence ATGCAACCTATATATTCTCGATCAAATGAGTCGGCATTTAACTATGCATTCGCTCTAGCCATGAAACAGCATTTGGTTAGCGTTGAATCCAAGTTATACCAACAAGTCTCACAAGGCGATCCAACCGAGGCTAATATCAAGGCCCAAGATGTCgtatattatattcagCATGTGAACCAGGttatattcaagaagatattgatgCATTAtagagaagaagatattaaGGCGAACAGAACGAATGGAAGCTTCGCTAATTCTTTGGCATATAACTTTGAAGATTTACTTTTGGGACCTAAGCTGAGCTCGTTTGACATACCTAGTAAGTTGAAAACCAAAGAGatcattgaaaagataGAGCGTGATACGAGTAAGGACAGGGTACCTTTCTGGCTTGTTGCGGAGCGTGAATCGGAATTGGGATTGAAGTTTGAAGTGCTATTGAGGAATACCTTGAAGATTCACAAGAACAGCTTATGGAATGGGGGCTCGTCTTTAGAAGATTCTGATATTACCACGCTTTATGTTGCTGAATACCTTAGCGGTCTAGTATCAAACTTGTCTGGTGTATTACAACTACCTGAAAGCTCGATCATAAAGATTGATGGTGTGGTAAATGAGTTAAGAGATGGTACGTACCCGTCATTATCACTACAAGACTTTTATGAAGGGTTCAAACATATGGTGATAACTTACCTTGAAATGACATCTTCCGACCTAGTAAATAAAGAGACAAACATTAAGTTGATCAATACCCTCAGAGAACAAGGTAACAACCTTATGTCTAGCCTGTCATATGCGCAGTCTATTCAAACTTATACAAATGCCATTAATTTGTGTTCCTTATCAACTGCCAATAACATTCCCCAACTCTTGACTAACAGAGCCATAGCATACATTGGGCTCAATTGTTTCCCTGAAGCTATAACAGACTTAAATGAGGCAGTCAACTACGATAGAACATTCACTGCTGCCTGGGTTCAATTGGGTTATTGTCATCTCTATATGGGCACAAGTTTGGTTGCTTTAAAATGTTACTTGATGTCATTGAAATCTGCAATAGGTGAGATCTTACCGGAGAATTTCCCGTTAGATGAAAACAAAGCTTTCGTAGTTGAATATCAAGAGAATAAGCTTGCAACTATTTTGCCGCAATTTGTGGAAAGATTAATCCAAGCGATTATTCTTACAGAAAAGCGTGCTTACCAACAAAGGGAGCCTACGCTAGAGATCAAGTCTACTGTCAGTAACGTGCGCTCTATTCTAGCTAAATTGAGAGCATCGGCATCTAACGAGGATATGCAATATTTCACATACTCGGCAAGTGCGGAAGATTCTGCCTTCAGACCTACCGCAGAAAGGCTCAACCGTACAAGACCTAGTATTCTCAACCAAGATGTGGCTCAAAACATGCTTGCCAATAGCGGTATCGAAGCGTCCGCAATCACGCTCCCAGCAACCCCTATCACCTCTTTCGAAAGGGTCACTAGAAACCGTGACGCAGCGAATGGCCAGGCTGGTACGAATGCTACAAGACCACAGGGTCCACGCAATGCTGCGTCGGGGATGCGTGGTTTCCTAAATGATTTCGGGGACATGTTTGAAGGAACTGGCCTGATTTCTATTGATATCCCAACCGATAATACCCCCGGTCCTGAGAATAGGCCAGGTAACGATAATAACGTCAACCGCAACCCTAGCGAACCAGCCGGTACGGGATCGGGCTCGGGCACTTCCACCAACGCCAGCGAACCTCGCAACCAGTCGCCAATGGCCGGCAGAAACGTCGTGCGTGATGTTTTACGAGGAATAATGCCTGAGAACATGGCTGGCAGTATTGGAAACATCCTCTCCCAGTCATTCAATAACCAGAGCGGTGAAGGCCATATTGTTATTGGATCCCAAGACTTGAACACTGACCAAAATTCAAGATCCGACAATGCCGCTGCCGAGAATAACGGCCAGCAAAGAGGTAACTCTGCTCCTCGTTCCGATGAAGACACGGACATGCCAGAGTTCTCAGGAGATCTCGACTAG
- a CDS encoding DEHA2G04884p (similar to CA1376|IPF7159 Candida albicans) — MAYKESVTPKSLLTPENCHSSSRIRAFLRLSRIATDDTIRQHLNEVKSSKECDNYFESKIVPQWEARASIIQYCNDYAIHLRQETTKGNTVMQSSKQDLESFDLRVDPYAVKKYNQQLEGQYSQCNSIDNWVKNERVVEDIIREQTVDVLNDKCYYQDWIEEFKKLKNLA; from the coding sequence ATGGCATATAAAGAATCAGTAACCCCCAAATCATTGCTTACACCAGAAAATTGTCACTCGTCATCTCGTATACGGGCTTTTCTTCGTCTCTCTAGAATAGCTACAGATGATACTATCAGACAACATTTGAACGAGGTTAAATCTAGTAAAGAATGTGACAATTACTTCGAATCAAAAATAGTACCTCAGTGGGAGGCCAGAGCATCGATAATTCAGTACTGTAACGATTATGCCATCCATTTGAGACAAGAAACAACCAAAGGCAATACGGTGATGCAGAGCAGCAAGCAAGATCTCGAATCATTTGACCTCCGGGTTGATCCTTATGCAGTGAAGAAATACAATCAGCAATTGGAAGGGCAATACTCGCAGTGTAATTCAATTGACAACTGGGTGAAGAATGAGAGGGTGGTAGAAGATATTATACGGGAACAGACGGTTGATGTGCTCAATGATAAATGTTATTACCAAGACTGGATAGAGGaatttaagaaattaaaaaatttagcTTGA